TGAAGACATTGCGAACGACCTTCTCGGCCTCCGCCACAACGGGGTCGGTCGGGACCGGGAGGCGGTCGCCGGTCACCGGTGGTGTGCCTTGTGGGGCGGCGGTCAATCCTGACAGCACGACGAAAATAAACGCGAGGGCGATGAATGAACATCGTTTCATGAGTGCAGCTCGCCGGGGACCAAATTGGAGCCTACCTAACCGCGAAGTTAACATACGCCCCTCGGTCTTATCCGCCCCCGCGGGATCACATCACCGGCATCGGTTCACCCAGGTAGACATGGTGCGGGCGGCCCTCGGCGTCCTGCCAGGCGCCCGTCGGCGGGATGCCGAGGGCGGAATAGATGGTCGCCGCGAAATTCTCCGGGCTCTGCGGGTCGGTCGAAGGGTAGGCTCCGTTCTTGTCCGTCGACCCCACCACCCGGCCGCCGCGAACCCCACCGCCGGCGAGGAACACGCTCTGGGCGGCGCCCCAGTGATCCCGACCCGGCCCCTTGTAAAACTGCGACAGCGTACTCAGCCGTGGCGTCCGCCCGAACTCCCCGGCCATCACGATTAGCGTCGAATCGAGCAGACCGCGGTCGCCGAGGTCGTCCAGCAGCGCGGTTACCGCCCGGTCGGTCGGGGGAAGGAGTTTGTCTTTCAGGTTCGGGAACATGTTCCCGTGCGTGTCCCACGTCTCGTTGTTGCCGAGGTTCACCTGGACGAGGTTCACCCCCGCTTCCGTCAGCCGGGCCGCCATGAGCAACGACCAGCCGAAGGCGTTCCGCCCGTAACGGTCGAGATCCTTCGGGGCGACCTGGGACAGGTCGAACGCCCGCCGCACCCGGGCGTCCGTCAGGAGCGAGACGGCGTCCCGCCGCGCGCGGTCGAACGCCCCGGTACACGCGGCCGTATCGAGTGCTTTTCGTTTCGCGTCGATCCCGCTGAGGACCGCCATTCGCCCGTTGAATCGGGTCGGGTCAACGCCCGCCGGCAGGCTCAGGTCGGGGGCGAGGAAGACTTTCCGCGTGGGCGTGTAAGTTCGCCCCTGGTGGTCGAACTCGTACCCGGGGTAGGCCCCGTAAGCCCGCGGCTCGAACGGCGACGCCTCAATGAACCACGGGTCGCGTTGCCGGCCCATGACGCCGGCGAATTGCCCCGGGACGACCCGCCCGGAGTTGTGGACGATCTTGTCGGGCAGCACGACGGCCGGGGGCAGGTTGTTGCGCGGGGCGGTCAGCGCCCCGGCGATCGCCGCCAGGCACGGGTGGTCGCTCGGCCGCGGGGCGGCGGGGCTAAATCCCGGCGGGGCGTCACTCCGCCCGGTGAGCATGATGTGGTGGCCGAGCGAGTGGTCGTTTGACTTGTGCGTGAGCGACCGGACGACCGCCCAGCGGTCGGACCGGGCGGCCAGATGCGGCAGGTGTTCGCAAATGCGAACGCCGGGGGTGCGCGTCGGAATACTAGCGAACTCGCCGCGGATCGCGCCCGGCGCGTCCGGCTTCGGGTCGAAGCTCTCGTGCTGAGACAACCCACCTGAAAGGAAAATGTAAATCACCGACCGTGCGGGGTGGCGGCCGGAACCCGCGGCCCGCAGCTGGGTGAGGTCTCCGAGGCCCAAGCCGAGTAGGCCAACGGCCCCTGCTTGGATGGCAGTTCGACGGGGCACCAACGGGTGCGTCAAGGCAGGCGGCATGAGATCGCCCTCGGGGCGTATTCGGCAGGATCTCGACTATCGCCGATCTGCGAGAGCAATGCAACCGGATTGTCGGCCCACGACGGGGTGAGGGGGTGTTCCAAGTTAGTGGGTGCAAAATGGGCGGGAGTCGGGTACGTTCGGGGAAGCGGTCCGAACTCGTGACCGGGCCGGACATTTCGACCAGGATGGGCACCATGTCTCCGACTCCCGACCGCCACGCCCGTATCAAAGCTCTTCTGACCCAACTCCGCCCGGCGGCCGAGGACGCCCTCCGACGGATGGCCGAGCAGTTGGTCGATCGCCCGGACACCGAACTGTTCGGGGACATCGAGTATCGGCTCCGGGACGCCGCCCATGACCTGGCCACGACGGCCCACCAGACCGGGCTCGAGGCCCGGAAAAAAGGGGGTACCAGGGGTCGAGCATCGTGTGCCCGGAGTGCCGGGCGGACGCCCGGTTCCACGCCTGGCGGTCCCGCCGGATCGTGACCTTGACCGGGGATGTCGACGTGTCCCGAGCGTACTACCACTGCCGGGCGTGTCAGACCGGGACGTGTCCGGCCGACGCCACCCTGGGGTTGCAAGCCGACGCCCTCAGCCCGGGGTTCCGGCCGTTGGTCACCTTGGCCGGAGTGCTGGCCTCGTTCGCCGACGGGGCCGACGACTTGCTCCGCCGATTCGCCGGTCGGCGGGTGTCGGCCGGGACCGTCTGGCGGGCGACCGAGCGGGCCGGCCAGGAGTGGATCGCCCGGACCCGGGCGGGGAGCGTGGTGGTCCCGTCCCCGCCCCAACCGGCCTGGGATTTCACCGCCCCGGACCAGACGACGACGATCGGGTATCTCGGGTTGGATGCGTTCCGCGTCCCGATCCAACACCCGGACGGAACGCAGGCGGACAGCCGGATGCTGTACATCGGGCTGGTGTACACGCCGGACAAGACGGGGACCGAGTACGTGACGGATTGGAACCTCGACCAGGTGTGTGCGGGGTTGCGTCAGCGGGCCATTGCCCGCGGGTTCGGCCGCGTCGACCGGGTGATCGCGGTGTCGGACGCCGGGAACGGGTTGGAAGCCGGATTACGGCGGCATTTCGACGACGGGTTGTTGTGCATCCTGGACTGGTATCACGCGGTCGAACACCTCCACACGTATGCCCGGGCGGTGTGGGCCGACGAGGCCACGCGGGAGTCGTGGGTGGACCGGGCCAAGGGCACGTTGTACGACCGCGGTGGGGCCGGGTTCGTGGCGTGGATTCGGGACCAGCCGTTGCCGTCGGGGGACGCGGCCGACGAGGCCCGGCGATTACTCCTCGGGTACTTCGACGGAACCCTTCACCGGACCGATTACCCGGCGTACCGTGCGGCCGGGTACGACCTCGGGAGTGGACCGACGAAAGCCGGGTGTAAAGTCGTCGGAGCCCGGTTGAAGGGAGCCGGGATGCGGTGGACGGTGAACGGGGCCGCGGCCGTCGCCGCGTTGCGGGCCATCTACCAAAGTGGCCCCGCGTTCTGGGACGGGTTCTGGGCCACCCACCCGAGGACACGACCGGCGGCAACCCCCAAAACGTTGGCCGCGTAAAAACCTACCGACAAACTTTGAACACACCCACGGGGTGATGCTGGTGCGATTCCCGAAGCTGCGCCTGGACGCGGCGCATCCGGCCGTGCGAAAGTGCGAGAGCCTGACGTTCCGGGGTTTCGAGCGCCTGCCGGTCCGGTTCGATTGACCCACCCGGACGGAGTTGCCGTTACTTCCACCGAGCGACCGGCCGGATACTCAGAC
This portion of the Fimbriiglobus ruber genome encodes:
- a CDS encoding DUF1501 domain-containing protein, whose protein sequence is MPPALTHPLVPRRTAIQAGAVGLLGLGLGDLTQLRAAGSGRHPARSVIYIFLSGGLSQHESFDPKPDAPGAIRGEFASIPTRTPGVRICEHLPHLAARSDRWAVVRSLTHKSNDHSLGHHIMLTGRSDAPPGFSPAAPRPSDHPCLAAIAGALTAPRNNLPPAVVLPDKIVHNSGRVVPGQFAGVMGRQRDPWFIEASPFEPRAYGAYPGYEFDHQGRTYTPTRKVFLAPDLSLPAGVDPTRFNGRMAVLSGIDAKRKALDTAACTGAFDRARRDAVSLLTDARVRRAFDLSQVAPKDLDRYGRNAFGWSLLMAARLTEAGVNLVQVNLGNNETWDTHGNMFPNLKDKLLPPTDRAVTALLDDLGDRGLLDSTLIVMAGEFGRTPRLSTLSQFYKGPGRDHWGAAQSVFLAGGGVRGGRVVGSTDKNGAYPSTDPQSPENFAATIYSALGIPPTGAWQDAEGRPHHVYLGEPMPVM